The Vibrio sp. B1FLJ16 DNA segment GCCAGAAACAGCGTATTGCCATTGCCCGTGCCATTCTTAAGGACCCGAAGATTCTGTTGCTTGATGAAGCCACCAGCGCCTTGGATAGTGAAAGTGAACACCATGTTCAGCAAGCTCTTGAGGGACTTATGAAAGGTCGCACCACACTGATCATTGCTCATCGCCTGTCGACCATTCAACATGCAGATAAGATAGCAGTACTGGACGGTGGCGCACTGGTCGATATTGGTAACCACCAGTCACTGATGCAAAGCTGCGAGCTTTATCAGCGGCTGGTTAACTTGCAGTTTAAGCACTTAGAGTAAACACTTACGTCCTCACACAGCGATGAACAGATAACACTGGCGTAAGGATGAGTAAAGCAATCAGCCTCCTTTAAAAGGGAGGCTTATTGCTTTCTGGCAATTTTACTTTAGTGTGAGTAATCATTACGTTCACTAAGTACATCTGAGAAATACTCGATAAACTCAAACTGCATACCGTGATCTTCCATATAGTAGACATTCTTTCTGAACGGGTGCTCTTCCCCTCTGTGATCAAGTTCGTAGCCCGCTTTACTCAACCTTTCAATTAGCGCTTCCACATCCGGCACCACAATCCCTACATGTTTCACACCGGTAAATTGAGATGTCCAATGGTTCGCCTCGCCCTTTCCTCCGGAAGAGACCGCAATATAGGACTGGTCATCACCCACGTGAAACCATTCAATCGATCGCCCGAACCAATTATCTACTTTTCCTCCACCACGCATTTTCCACTCAGGAACAGCTGCTATTAAAAACTCTATTGTCTTTTG contains these protein-coding regions:
- a CDS encoding VOC family protein; the encoded protein is MRSYVEHANISVVDAQKTIEFLIAAVPEWKMRGGGKVDNWFGRSIEWFHVGDDQSYIAVSSGGKGEANHWTSQFTGVKHVGIVVPDVEALIERLSKAGYELDHRGEEHPFRKNVYYMEDHGMQFEFIEYFSDVLSERNDYSH